AAGAAAAACGGCAGGCCAGCGTCTGTTTTCAGACGCGGTAAGACAGAATGTCGTACACACTGGACCATACTTCCTCCCGGCAAATTGTCCGCGATTATACTCAGCTCCGTTTGCGGATCAAGCAAAAAATGCCATTTTTATTCAACGCAAACGGTTTTAATGAATATTAATTCATTTTTAGTAAGTAGTTAATCTGTTTGTGGACAAGGCCAGTCCGCTGTACAACCCGCGGGGCAACCCAGACAATACTGCTACCCGCTATCACTCCCAGGATCTCTGGCAGGGCATGGTAATCGAGGATCCTGGCAACGGCACGGCCATAACCGGCCGCGGTATGGATAAGGATAAATTCGCTGTTGTGCTCCACGCTTACCACCATTTCAGCAATCGAACGGGCGGCATCTGGGGCAGGGCGCAATTGCGGATTAACGGAATAAATTTTTTGTCCTTTCGTATTTCTAATTTTTATGACGCCAAGAATTTTTAGCAGGCGGGAAACCGTTGACTGGCTGATGGTTTCAAAGCCGTAATTTTGCAGATCGCGGCGGATCTCCTCCTGCGAGAGATAACTTTTTTCGCCAATCAGGCGCTGACAAACAGAGAGCTGTAGTTCTTCTTTTTCTGAAGCGGGTTGGTAAAGTTTCATCATCAGTTAGTCCAGTGTAATCAGCCGAAGATAACAACCAATAGGTCTGCCCAATGTTTCTATTTTTAATTGATGACGCACTAAGCAAACGTTCTCCATTTCAACCGGGATGTATTTGATCGGCCTATTGAAATTTTACAGGAGCGCGCTTCAGCATCCTGACGGATGGCATCTTCATGAGAAAATATTCCACTTAGTCGTCTAAGGGAAGGCGGAGTTTTGCCGCTTCGTCTTCCCTGAATTGACGTGCATCAACTGAGCGTGAGCACGCCTGTCGCCAACAGATAGACCGCATAGATCCCTGCGACCACCACCATAATAGCCAGAACGATCTCTATTGGATTGAAAAGTCGTCCATTTTTCTCTTTCCGCGCCCAGACATAAAAAACGATACCAAGGGCGTAGAGGATCATCGACAGCAGCAGATATTCCATTCCGGCGGCATAGACCAGCCAGGCGCCATAGAGTGTTGCCAGCGCGCCGATGATGATGTCGCGGGTGACAGAACGCTGTTCATCACTGTGGTAACCATCCCTCTGCCACGCCACTTTCAGGGCATACAAGCCACTGAGAAAATAAGGGATCAGGATCATTGAGGTCGCAAGCAGCAGCAGCGCAAGATACCCCGCCTGTTGGAAGTGGGCGATGATCAGGAACAGTTGGGTCAGGCCATTGGTCAGTAGTAGCGCGTTGATCGGCGCTTTGTTGGCGTTTTCCTTACCCAGAAATTTGGGCATAGTGCCGTCTTTACCGGCCATATACGCTGTTTCCGCAGACAATAACGTCCAGGCCAGCAGCGCGGCACCAACGGAAACGATAAGGCCAATATTCATCAGAGCGGCGCCCCACGGTCCGACCGCCGCAGCCAGTACGCCTGCGGTGGAGGGGTTCTTCAACTGCGCGAGCTCCGGCTGTGAAAGGACGCCCAACGACAGAACCGAAACGGCGACGAACAGCAGGATCGAGATGAAAAATCCAATCATGGTGGCTTTACCCACGTCTGATTTTTTCATCGCCCGGCCCGAGTACATCGCAGCGCCTTCAATGCCGATGAAAACCCAGGTGGTGACCAGCATGATGTTTTTCACCTGGTCCATGACGGAGCCGAGCTGTTCATTACCCCAGAATTCAATCTTAAAGGTGCGGACCTGAAAGGCGACGCTGACCAACACGACAAACATGATCAGAGGAACCACTTTCGCAACCGTGCCGATCAGATTGAGCAGAGCAGCACCCTGCACGCCGCGACAGATCAGGAAATGCAGACTCCAGAGCAGAATTGAACCCACAATCAGCGCGGAAAGCGTGGTGCCATCGCCAAAGAAACCGAGCGCACTGAAAGAACCGAGGGCAGAACAGATCACCACATAGTACGAAACGTTGCCGATCCACGCCGAGATCCAGTAACCCCAGGCGGAGTTAAAACCGATGTACTCGCCAAAGCCCGCGCGGGCATAACCATACACGCCGCCTTCAACTTCGCTTTTACGGTGCGCCAGGGTCTGGAAAACAAAGGCAAGGGTTAACATCCCGATAAAGGTAATCCCCCAGCCGATCAGGATCGCGCCGGCACCCGCTTTGGCCGCCATATTCTGCGGCAGAGAAAATACCCCGGCGGCGATCAGGGCACTGACCACAAGCGCCGTCAGCGCCGGAAGTTTAAGCTTACCTTCGGACAGGGAGGCCGAAGCATCCGCAGCCGGTTTGCTGGTATCAAGAGTAGTCATGAAGAGAGTCCTCAATCTGACAGAGAGTCATTTTTTAGAAGTAGCTGTATTGCTTGCCGACGTATTCGGAGGTCATGCATTGCAAGACGCCGCTGTATCCCAGGGAGAAATAAACGATGTCGCCTACCTGATATCCCGATGCGGAGTGGGTGACATCGAGGATCAGGTGATCGGAACTGGCGCCGAGCACTTTGACGCCGGGGTCAAAAGGCCGGAGTTGGGAGAAGGAGACATCCTGTTCGCCGAGGGCAGCCAGCGCCCGGTGGTGTACGCCAAGATCTTCGAAAACCGGCTTTCTCCCCATGGCATCCAGCGCCGTTGAGTGTTGCGGAACGGAGGGCTTGTCTTTCAGTTCAATGATCTCCACGCCGAGCTTGATAGCGTCCTGGCGCGTGTTGGGAATCGGCTCGTCATTCAGGCCGAATCCCATAATCAGTGATGCGCCAAGCCGTAACTGGTTAACGCCCGTCGGTAGCCCGCCGTTAATCAGCAGGAACAGGGCGGCGGAACTGGCACCGGAAATGGTGCGCAGTTCAATATCCAGTTCGTCTTCTATCTCATGGGCGAGATCGACCAGTGCCTGCTGGTTTTCGGTGGTAGGTTCCACCCCGCCATAGCAGGCGAGATTGGCACCAAGGCCTTCCAGCGTCAGTCCCGGTAGTTCCTTGTGCACCAGGCGTGCGAGGCGGCGCGTTTCCTGTGGATCCATGCAGCCTTCGCGCAGATCGCCCAGGTCATGCATCAGAATGACCCGATGCGTTTTGTTCTGTGCCAGGGCGGCCGCAGAGAGTGCCTGCAACGTATGTTCTTCGGAATTGAGCGAGATATCCGCATAGGCCACGATGTCGTGCGCAAGGCTTATCTGGGGCAAACGCAGCAGCAGTTTGTCGACAGGCAGGTCGGCGATTTTTTTAAGATTCTGGATCCGGGAATCCGCAATCGTGCTGATGCCCGCATCAATCATGGCTCTGGCGACATTCGCCGCTTCACAGCTCAGCTTATTGACGCCGACAGGCTCTACGCCGTGCTGGCGGCACAACGCGATCAGCGTGCGGGCGTTGTCACGAATGACCGAAAGATTAACGAAGAGGCATGGAAAATCCTGGTTTCGCATAATGGGTCTCCTTACGTGAGGCGCGGGTCAGGGCACCCGCGCCTGGTTCGTTCGGTCCAGTAGCTACCGTGGAGGAAGACGCCGTCCCGGACGGCGCTTTCCGTGTGGGTTAGTCGCCGAGCGTCGCCACCATCACTGCTTTGATGGTGTGCATGCGGTTTTCCGCTTCGTCGAACACAATGGAGTGAGCGGATTCAAAAACCTCTTCCGTCACTTCCAGCCCTTTCAGGCCGTAGGCAGCTTCGATTTCACGTCCTACTTTGGTGTGTTCGTTATGGAAAGCGGGCAGGCAGTGCATGAACTTGACGTCGGGATTGCCGGTGGCGTCGATAACCTTCTGGTTGATTTGGTACGGGGTCATCAGGCTGACGCGCTCAGCCCAGGCGTCTTTCGGCTCACCCATGGAGACCCAGACGTCGGTGTAGAGAAAATCGACGTCATAGACGCCTTCTTCCACATCGTCCGTCAGCGTAATGCGCGCCCCGGTGGTGCTGGCTATATGGCGGCACTGGGCGACCAGCGCTTCATCTGGCCAGAAGGATTTTGGCGCAACGAGGCGAATATCCATGCCCATCTTCGCGGCGCCAACCATCAGTGAATTGCCCATGTTGTTGCGCGCATCGCCAAGGTAAGCGAAGCTCAGTTCGGGCAGCGTTTTCCCGGGCGCGTGCTCCAGCATGGTCATCAGATCCGCGAGGATCTGTGTAGGATGGAATTCGTCGGTCAGGCCATTCCACACCGGTACCCCGGCGTATTGCCCCAGTTCCTCAACGATCTGTTGACCGAACCCGCGGTATTCGATGCCGTCATACATCCGGCCCAGTACGCGAGCGGTATCTTTCATCGACTCTTTATGCCCAATCTGCGAGCCGCTTGGGCCGAGGTAAGTGACCTGCGCGCCCTGGTCGAATGCCCCGACCTCAAAGGCACAGCGGGTGCGGGTTGAGGTTTTTTCGAATATCAGCGCGATGTTTTTCCCGCTCAGCGTTTGCTTTTCGCGCCCGGCTTTTTTCGCCGCCTTTAGTTCAATCGCCAGATCGATAAGAAACTGGATCTCCGCCGGGGTAAAGTCGAGAAGCTTTAAAAAATTGCGATTTTTCAGTGAAATAGCCATCAATGTATCCTTGGTTGATGTAGGCCTGATAAGCGCAGTGCCATCAGGCAATGG
The DNA window shown above is from Citrobacter farmeri and carries:
- a CDS encoding arginine repressor → MKLYQPASEKEELQLSVCQRLIGEKSYLSQEEIRRDLQNYGFETISQSTVSRLLKILGVIKIRNTKGQKIYSVNPQLRPAPDAARSIAEMVVSVEHNSEFILIHTAAGYGRAVARILDYHALPEILGVIAGSSIVWVAPRVVQRTGLVHKQINYLLKMN
- the arcD gene encoding arginine-ornithine antiporter, which translates into the protein MTTLDTSKPAADASASLSEGKLKLPALTALVVSALIAAGVFSLPQNMAAKAGAGAILIGWGITFIGMLTLAFVFQTLAHRKSEVEGGVYGYARAGFGEYIGFNSAWGYWISAWIGNVSYYVVICSALGSFSALGFFGDGTTLSALIVGSILLWSLHFLICRGVQGAALLNLIGTVAKVVPLIMFVVLVSVAFQVRTFKIEFWGNEQLGSVMDQVKNIMLVTTWVFIGIEGAAMYSGRAMKKSDVGKATMIGFFISILLFVAVSVLSLGVLSQPELAQLKNPSTAGVLAAAVGPWGAALMNIGLIVSVGAALLAWTLLSAETAYMAGKDGTMPKFLGKENANKAPINALLLTNGLTQLFLIIAHFQQAGYLALLLLATSMILIPYFLSGLYALKVAWQRDGYHSDEQRSVTRDIIIGALATLYGAWLVYAAGMEYLLLSMILYALGIVFYVWARKEKNGRLFNPIEIVLAIMVVVAGIYAVYLLATGVLTLS
- a CDS encoding alanine/ornithine racemase family PLP-dependent enzyme, translating into MRNQDFPCLFVNLSVIRDNARTLIALCRQHGVEPVGVNKLSCEAANVARAMIDAGISTIADSRIQNLKKIADLPVDKLLLRLPQISLAHDIVAYADISLNSEEHTLQALSAAALAQNKTHRVILMHDLGDLREGCMDPQETRRLARLVHKELPGLTLEGLGANLACYGGVEPTTENQQALVDLAHEIEDELDIELRTISGASSAALFLLINGGLPTGVNQLRLGASLIMGFGLNDEPIPNTRQDAIKLGVEIIELKDKPSVPQHSTALDAMGRKPVFEDLGVHHRALAALGEQDVSFSQLRPFDPGVKVLGASSDHLILDVTHSASGYQVGDIVYFSLGYSGVLQCMTSEYVGKQYSYF
- the argF gene encoding ornithine carbamoyltransferase — translated: MAISLKNRNFLKLLDFTPAEIQFLIDLAIELKAAKKAGREKQTLSGKNIALIFEKTSTRTRCAFEVGAFDQGAQVTYLGPSGSQIGHKESMKDTARVLGRMYDGIEYRGFGQQIVEELGQYAGVPVWNGLTDEFHPTQILADLMTMLEHAPGKTLPELSFAYLGDARNNMGNSLMVGAAKMGMDIRLVAPKSFWPDEALVAQCRHIASTTGARITLTDDVEEGVYDVDFLYTDVWVSMGEPKDAWAERVSLMTPYQINQKVIDATGNPDVKFMHCLPAFHNEHTKVGREIEAAYGLKGLEVTEEVFESAHSIVFDEAENRMHTIKAVMVATLGD